TCCAACGCCCGCATCGCTCtccgccacatggcctcaaactgaaccattttgtttctctctgtcacctcacctactttcaacatttagataataaagcatttgacctttccaTAGGGTTAACAACAGAGGATTAGTTGACTTCCTGTTTTTTCAAGACGATTGACAAGAAAGGTATCGTCCAACCCATCgggtatctcactgcaccctcatatACCAGGTCTTGAAAAACGCAGACAGACGCtggcttcgtcccaaatggcaccctattccctttgggccctggtcaaaagtagtgcacattaatgggaatagggtgctatttgggatgaagCCATTGTCTTCATAACTGTAGTTATGACATATAACATGACATGACATAGACTCACACTCCCTTTGTTCTCTCTTTGTTGTATGTCACTGCCCACtgtgcaaaaactggttgaatcgacattgtttccacgtcaattCTACCGAATCAACGTGGAAATCAAATGTAATCAATCAGTCATCAACGTGAGGGCATTTcgtctttttttcacccaacttttaacctaagtCTGATGAGATGGTGAAATGTTATGGTGATTTAACGTTGCATTCGAGTTGGTTGACAACAGTGGAGCTGAAGGAGGAAGGGCTTGTTGTAATGGCCGGAATAGTatcaatggaacagagtcaaacgtggtttccatatgtttgatgtttgaaaccgttccattccagccattacaatgagcccttcCTCCTATAGCGTCTCCCACtagtaaatcaaaactagatgttgaactgatgtctgtgcccagtgtgtgaCCATTAACCCCCACTGCTAAAGTATGTAACCAACATTCCTCTGAATTACTACCAGTATTCCTGGGAATGAGAAATTGAGTTATTGAGAGGAATTTAGGTGTTATGATTGTGACATGGACGGAATAGGTCAGAAATTGGGCGGGACATTTCTAATACATCCCCCGCTCAGGGCCCACGTTATTAGACaaattacagatgtaggatcttaatttgagccagttttctaccgcaggaaaataatcatgcagcaaccggaaatgtggattataattcatggacattttttgtaggggttgatccatttttcataaGGGTAAATCAAGTCTGATATTTTAAAGTGGAAACTAGAAACTTTAgtagcctttttaaaccttgaacaCACTAGAAGttttcaaattaaaatcctacatctgtatgataGTTTTTTACAAAGAAATCCCACACATACAGCCCAAATGGACCAGCCCACCTGGCCTTTGCCCAAAGTGCCCTATGACCAGTCGGCCCCTGGATTGTGAAATCCCCAACATCAGCAACACATTACCATTTTGGGAACAATCCTTTAGAACACACATTGTCCAACAGTCAGCTGAGGTGAGTAATTGTGTGTTCTTATTGGGGGAAATGGTGTTTTGCCATAGGAATTTGATGGGTTGTCAGAGAACCAGGAAGCACCTGTGTGTTGCACAGGGACCTGTCTGTGTGGCGGCCATTGTGTGGGAATCTTTTTATAAACCCCATGATGGGAGTATCTATAGTTCTTCTTGAAAGAGGAAGCTACTGGATGCGTAGGCTACATACCACCACTGTGTATGTaagtgtgtgagcgtgcgtgcgtgtgtgtaaatgtatgtgtgtgtggctatATTCTTTCAGGAAGTCACTCGTAGGCTACACATACTACCACTCCAGAGAGAGAAGTGATTGTTTACTATcctgtaaataaataaacatccgTAGCTTGAACAAATTCAGAGGAAGAGAGACCATGTGAGATGAATGATTTGGTCACATTGATTGAAATCTCAACCAAGTTACCCAGAAACCCAGTGCATTTTCATGGAATATTGTATGTCGGGACATTGACATGTCATTGAGCCTGTCTGGAGTGACAATGCTCCATGCAGGCATGCCTCATCAAACAAAGCCCAAGTGTTagagaaaacaaatactatttgatctGCTTCCCGTATGTCCTGACATATGTGTTGTACATAAGTGAAGTATGtcctgtgttttgtgttttgtgtatgtgtgtgccaggAGCTGCAGTATGTTTCCAGAAAAATTACAGCTAAAGGGACAATAAAGTATTCAATCAATAATTACCACTAGGCCTAAACGGTCCTTATCGGTCAGACTGTCTGTAGCTTCAGTACAGTATATTTAGTGTATCAGTCATTCACAAAAGACCTCCCTGTAACAAGGATTAAGGCCTGCACAGTCTGCAGACAACATCCTAAACATATTAGCTACAACACTGCACTGAGGCATGAATGAAACCAAGGCaatcctgttgtgtgtgtgtgtgtgtgtgtgtgtgtgtgtgtgtgtgtgtgtgtgtgtgtgtgtgtgtgtgtgtgtgcgtgcgtgcgtgcgtgcgtgcgtgagtgcgtccgtgcgtgcgtgcgtgcgtgtgtgtgtcaaagaCTAGAGAAACGGATGGTGGATGGTGTGAGTGCTTCCCACTCCTCAGTAAGTGATATCACTGCCCCAGATTAAGCaaatactgccttactgcctgctgtctgttctgctactaatactgccttactgcctgctgtctggtctgctactaatactgccttactgcctgctgtctggtctgctactaatactgccttactgcctgctgtctggtctgctactaatactgcctgctgtctgttctgctactaatactgccttactgcctgctgtctggtctgctactaatactgccttactgcctgctgtctggtctgctactaatactgccttactgcctgctgtctgttctgctactaatactgccttactgcctgctgtctgttctgctactaatactgccttactgcctgctgtctggtctgctactaatactgccttactgcctgctgtctggtctgctactaatactgccttactgcctgctgtctggtctgctactaatactgccttactgcctgctgtctgttctgctactaatactgccttactgcctgctgtctggtctgctactaatactgccttactgcctgctgtctggtctgctactaatactgccttactgcctgctgtctggtctgctactaatactgccttactgcctgatgtctggtctgctactaatactgcctgctgtctgttctgctactaatactgccttactgtctgctgtctgttctgctactaatactgccttactgcctgctgtctggtctgctactaatactgccttactgcctgctgtctggtctgctactaatactgccttactgcctgatgtctggtctgctactaatactgccttactgcctgctgtctggtctgctactaatactgcctgctgtctgttctgctactaatactgccttactgcctgctgtctggtctgctactaatactgccttactgtctgctgtctggtctgctactaatactcccttactgcctgctgtctgttctgctactaatactgccttactgcctgctgtctggtctgctactaatactgccttactgcctgctgtctggtctgctactaatactgccttactgcctgctgtctggtctgctactaatactgcctgctgtctggtctgctactaatactgccttactgcctgctgtctggtctgctactaatactgccttactgcctgctgtctggtctgctactaatactgccttactgcctgctgtctgttctgctactaatactgccttactgcctgctgtctggtctgctactaatactgcctgctgtctggtctgctactaatactgccttactgcctgctgtctgttctGCTACTAATCCACTGGCATCCACCTTCTGTCCTTCCTGTCATCCTGGCACCATGGATCCCTGTTTCACTTACGTCAAGCTCACGTTTTGGACTAGCTAAGGAGCAGAGAAAATTGAagtatttttctctctcattctttcttcctctgtttgtttttgtttattctctctctctctctctctctcactctctctctcgctctctctctctctctctctctctctctctctctctcacacacacacacactgtctctgtgtgtgtctgacagagaGAAAAATAGGCAGGCTACAAAggaagagagagtaaaagagagagagactcactgTCTTGCTTATCTTGTAGCATTATTCACATCTATCCATTCCCATTCTAAGACACATACACAATGGCATAGTCTATCTAACTGTTGTCTATAGCCTAACATACAGTATTGCATGAGTCCAGTAGCATGACATTTAAGCCCCATTAGCCCCATAATGAGATTACAACCAGCAGATATTGCCTAAAACAGCCGGCTAAACATGGAATAACAGACTGAAGTTTACCTTGCTTTAGTCAATAGGCTACATAGTCCAATAgagtcctctctctttctctgaaatATTCTGACAAATATTGTTTTAGTTTCCTGATtcatagacctataggctatcagTGGGCTGGTGGTGGTGAGGTCAGGTGTATAGAGTATATAAATCGAATCTAAATTATATTTCTATTGTATAGAGTCAATAGTCTACCTTTACTCTATTGGGGCAGGGGGCATTTCAGATATTGTTAGTTCATGATAACACGGATAATATTCTAATGTCTACTCAAATATTGGAGGCATTCATAGTATTTCCTTGAAGAATGCTGTTGTTTTGGTTCCTAGAATGGGCCGTATAAACATGAGAACGAAACGTTTGGATAGCTATGAGTAATAGTTAAATCAAACTGAGAGCATAAATTCACTTCACCCCAGACAGAGCGGGGTTAGAACGGTTAGAACGTAGTCAATACTCCGGTGTGGGCAGGCTCTCTTTTGATCATACTTGTCGGTGTCCATATATGGTTCGTGATGTCACGAGCCGGAGGTTCCGTCGATATAAAAACGATCCGACGGTATCCCCTTGGAGGAAATCTAAGTAACTACCAGGTTCACTAGGGCGCGTTCAGTTTACTCGTCTCTGGCGGCCCGTATACAGTAATTGCTTATAAAATAAGACACTTTTAGAGGCAAACATGAAAGTCTCAAGCATAGATTGCCGTCGCCTCAAAAAGATTATCAGGAAGGAATGTGGAACCTCTCTCATTGTGGATTGTCGACCTTATTTTTCGTTCTCGAACTCTAATATCAAAGGCTCTGTCAATGCCAACCTGAACTCGGTTGTTGTCCGGAGATCCAGAGGAGGGCCGGTACCTCTTCAGTTTGTGATCCCGGATGAGAAAGCCCTGTTACGGCTGCGAGAGGGGAGCATATCGGCAGTGGTGGTTCTTGATGACCGAGCTCCTCACTGGCAGAAACTGAAAAAGGACAGTATCGCACAGATAGTGATTAATACGCTCAATAATCTGGCGAGTGGGACAAACATCTGTTTCCTAAAAGGTGAGAATTGTTACAAAATTCTGAAATCATTGGACTATAAAACTCTAAATCCATTATAAGTTTGTCTGGGTAACTTTTTCACTAAGTGTCCTGGGCTAATTCACTGTCTGAAGCCACTTGAACACAATGTTTATTATAACCGATTGGCTACGCTAATAAATGATGCTATTATAAAAGCTATATTTTGGAGATAATAACATGAAATGGTTGACATTCAATATGCCTTATTACATCCACCCGATTTGTTTAGTAAACTATGTGTGACCCATATCCCCATATCTTCAAATCAACACATTTATTTTAAAGGCCTTGGTATTGTTTTCCATGGACTGACCTATCACGCAAAGTCATTGTTTTATTTGACCGTGTTCTAGCAACCCTCCCATTTGAGCAATACACTTCACAGGTCGAGCTCTCGGGGGAGATAAATGTCTGTGTCAAACTAGTCCAGATGAGTCAGTACGCGAAAGGCTTGTGAGAACTCGagaacatcatgactggttgttcTGAGAATGTTCTGTGTGTGAATGTTCACAAGGAAAGCATACATTTTCTATCATTCGTTTCGAACATTTATACCTCTTCCTTTCGACTATGTGTCAGAACCATTCATTTAAAGTTTGTCAGATTGTCACCTTGTACTCATAGAcctaaatgtattattttaattGAAACGCAGATTAATTACGACGTTAGAATAAGGTTATAAACACATCGTTTTCACGGCCTACATCGTTTTTGTAGGCTATTGAATTTCATTaaagttttaaatgtattttgttttgttctgTGTATTTACCAGGGGGGTTTGAGAACTTCCAAGGCCAGTACCCTGAACTTTGCACTGAGGTCGTGAAGCCCGTCGGCGTCGACCAGAACAACGGAACCGAAACCGGGAAATGCAGGCCGAGTATCACCCTATTCTGTGAGAAACTGGGCTCCAACCTCAAACCAGATTACGATCAGGTATGGAAACGAAAACAGCTTCCTTTTTTAGCCTGCTGCCTATTCTTTCAGGGTTAGGTGGCTAGCCACTTACTTCCCCTAGGTTGGGCTGGGGTTTAGGGTTGAGGCTGTGGCTGCAGGGTTTTTAACTGAGTGGAATATCCCTGTTAGATAAGAATGACTGTTCTGTACTGGTTTAGTCATACTGTCTTCTTGGCAATTCAAAATAGATTTATACAgccgaatgtactgtatgttcagaGTTATTTGTGGACTTGATAGAGCACATTTAGTTTCATTCAAGGaaagatataaaaaaaataaaaaaagaagccTACTCATAGGATTATAAAAGGTACATATTGTCTAGCTGACCTTAAATGTACAGCTGTACATGCATAATGATAATATTTTGTCTATGGTGCCAGATATATTACTGACCATTCTCAAAACAGTGGCCTTCAACATTCTCTCTGTCACACGCTTGATATTAGCTTTGACCTTCACTGCATCCCAGTTATCAAGAGAAGATGGCCACTAGTCAGAGACCCCTAGCTGACATCAGAAGTCCTTTTATAACCCTTTCATCCCTGACCTTTTCCCGACCTCTTACACCATCATGATAGGCTAACACAATCTGTTTACGGTACAGAAAATGTACTATTGCGTCTTGCACCGTGCATACCTCTCAGTATCTCCATTGATGTATGTAATaaaggtgtaggatcttaatttgatcactctgttgcagAATAACTTTGTAGTGTGTTTGAGGTTTTAAAAAGGTTTCTGAAGTTTgccatttccactttgaaatttcaagcttgattttcccttatgcaaaatgtatcaacccctacaaaaaaaatctatttaaaataatccacatttcctgttgctgtacaggattattttcctgctgtagaaaactggctcaaattaagatcctacatctgtatttgatttctaccccctcccctccccattgTTGTGTCTTTAGGAAAACCCTGTGTTTCATGTACTGTATCTCTGCCACACTCTGTCTCCACCGCTCACGGATTTAATATCACTTTGTTGAGTCTCCCTTCTCTCTTGGCTCACACACTGCGGTTCTTATGTCTAATATCTCCCCCCCCCCTTTATTATCTACCCTCTCTCTTCAGGGCAAGCCGGTGGAGATCCTTCCTTTCCTGTACCTGGGCAGTGCCTACCATGCCTCCAGGCAGGACTATCTGAGTGACCTTGGAGTCACAGCCCTGCTGAACGTCTCCAGGAGGGACACCAGGCCCTCCAAGGGCCACTATGACTACAAGTGGATCCCAGTGGAGGACAACGTCACAGCAGATATCAGCTCACATTTCCAAGAGGCCTTCCAGTTCATTGGTGAGTGAAACGGTCTGGACATTttgttctctcttttttttcctgCTCTCTTCTCCTTTTTTCAGATGTATTCTCTGCTCTTTTCTtttctcctttcttcttctctcatggAAAAGATAGGATTCCAAGTCCATTAACAGAGGCGATGGAGCAACTCAATTAAAAAagttaatgcccccccccccccccactgccaaTCTGAAAGTAGGACAGGCAACAACCTCTCACTAATCTGTTAGCCTCATCTGCCTTCCTTccatttctcgctctctctctcctttcacaaATCGCCAGGTTGGCTTCATTCAGAGAACAGATtctgtgttctccctccctcccctaccactccctccctacccctcccttcacctctctctcatcctcccccaTTTTAAGTTTAAAAGAGATTCTCTGCAATGCCGTCATTGCCTCCCGGCTCACAGTTAATCTCGGCTAGTGGCTTATTGCGGGTTATTACCGGGTGTGGTCAGTTCACTCAGTCAGTTTGTCAGTGTGACAAATGTTGTTAGCTAGCCCTTCTCACTAATGGTGGGTGGAGGGTTTTTGAAGGAGGGAGGCTGTGTCCACAGACACAAAGGTACACAAAGGTTGTTTAGTTATTGTTTATCTGGGTCAGGGCAAACCGTAGCGAAATGTTTCGCAACAGAAAAtgaaaacaagcatttattggtCAACTTCAGGTAGTCAcgccctccctgtttcagtttttcttctgtttggtaccAAAGTAACTCAACTATGGTGCATGTGTTCAGAGACAGAGCCTTGAGGGAACAGAGAGTGAATGTGTGATAGAAAGAGGCTTGAAGTGTTGGATAATAGCGCTCACAAAGATGTTGAGCAGCCTGCACTTCTATTTATAAACGTAATATCCAGGCACAGCCGAGGACAAGCTTGAATCTCATTCTCACTTACCATGGAGGCCTCACCTGACCTGTAtcaatggtggaggtgttgctgctGTTCTTTTCTTTTAAGCCCCCACATTTAAGCGTCTTTGCCTAAAGCCTGTAAGCATTACGTAAGACAAAGAGGTGTCCTTCTCAGCCCAGGGCTGAATCTTAACAAGAGGATGTCTCCTTGAAAAAAACATCTTCAATTAAATAAAATCCAACTGGAGttatcacatgcgccaaatacaattggtgtatactgtacggtgaaatgcttgcttacgaaccTTTCCCAACGACGCAGAGTTTGAAAAAGAATTATACAAAATGAAATAGTTAAACACAAGAggaatacaaataaaatacacaagaatggagctatatacagggagtgttCAGATATTCACTCATTGCTTCCAAATCTAAAACAATGGGCTTGTTTCTCTTTATGAAGAAGACACATCCCTATTCCCAATTCCCCGACCCTCTGGATGAATTCAATGTGGTGGAGGTGGAATATTCTTCTGTCAACCAACCATTTAGCTGGAAATAGAGGATAAAAACAGCAGTCAAGAACATctttaggcaccctattccctatatagtgcactacatttaaccagaaccGGGTCCCAGTCAAAGTAGtgcaatatgtagggaatagggtgccattagccAGAGGATGGGTCATTAAAACACCCACAGGCTCTCTAGCTGCCTCTCAGAAAGCCTCCCAGCACTCCAGATGGGAGCAGCTTAATGATTCATTCATTTGGTTTTCACAGGATCGGAGCTGTCAGAAACCATCGCTGGCTGTTCCCCCCTGTGGctcatacatgtgtgtgtgtgtgtgtgtgtgtgtgtgtcagatagtGTGGAGGAAGTGCATGTAATACTGAAGTGGAATAAGTTCCCTCCTCTCCCAGCCGTGGTGAACTTAGTATAGTACTGCTCAGCTCCCCCACAGGCAcgtaggtgagagagagacatggtctcGTGTGCAGCTGTGCAGGGTGAGTCAGTCAGCCCTGCCATAGTGTGTGTTTCTAGTGGGAGAGTGGTGACTGAGTGGCAGCAGGGCTCTTATAGGTTCTGTGTGGgcgagaagagaggaagagcgaAGGGGTGGGGAGGCAGGTGATGATTAGACACTGAAGAACGGGATTCAATCTCTGCGTTCGCAAACTAAAATAGCTTTGACAGCACTCGTTTCCTGTGAGAATTTAGCCAGAGTGGTTCTATTCTAGGATGCAGTTATCCTATTCAATTCTTCTATATTTGAGTTACACAGTGTAAGTGGCTACGTGGCCATACTCCATTTCTGACCAAATGTAGCAATGTATTATAGTTCATGCTTATCATGTCATTAACGTAAATGTTACCGTTTTGTCTCCTCTCCAGATGGTGTGAAGCAGACAGGGGGTAGAGTCTTGGTGCACTGTGAGGCGGGCATCTCCCGCTCCCCGACCATCTGTCTGGCCTATATCATGAGTACCAAGCGGCTACAGCTCGAAGAGGCCTTCGACATCATCAAACAGCGCCGCTCCCTCATCTCGCCCAACTTCAGCTTCATGGGCCAGCTGCTGCAGTTCGAGTCCGAGGTCCTGTCTTCGACACCTATTACCGCGGCAACGACCCCCGAAACCGCCACCGAACCCGCCACGCCCTGTTGCATCGGTAAAGAGACAGTCTCCTTCTTTGGGAGTTCGAAAGAGTGCACATTCAACAACAATAACTTTGACTTTGAACCTTCCACAGTTTTCGcccccctccctacctccttcCTCACCCCCATGCCTCTTCAGACTCCTCCACTCCGCCATTTTAAATTGAGCCCTATAACTGCACTGCCTTAAGATGTGACTGTTTAGTAGGTCTCAGATTACttgaaaaataacaataacaaaagACAAATAAGATGCTCTGTTTGTCTGGTGCTGGCACAAGCCAGTAACGAAGTGGAACGACTGGCTATCCAGAAACAAAGACTGAGAGAAGATATTGCGTTGATCGTCTATATGGA
This sequence is a window from Oncorhynchus mykiss isolate Arlee chromosome 13, USDA_OmykA_1.1, whole genome shotgun sequence. Protein-coding genes within it:
- the LOC110493322 gene encoding dual specificity protein phosphatase 5: MKVSSIDCRRLKKIIRKECGTSLIVDCRPYFSFSNSNIKGSVNANLNSVVVRRSRGGPVPLQFVIPDEKALLRLREGSISAVVVLDDRAPHWQKLKKDSIAQIVINTLNNLASGTNICFLKGGFENFQGQYPELCTEVVKPVGVDQNNGTETGKCRPSITLFCEKLGSNLKPDYDQGKPVEILPFLYLGSAYHASRQDYLSDLGVTALLNVSRRDTRPSKGHYDYKWIPVEDNVTADISSHFQEAFQFIDGVKQTGGRVLVHCEAGISRSPTICLAYIMSTKRLQLEEAFDIIKQRRSLISPNFSFMGQLLQFESEVLSSTPITAATTPETATEPATPCCIGKETVSFFGSSKECTFNNNNFDFEPSTVFAPLPTSFLTPMPLQTPPLRHFKLSPITALP